A stretch of Telopea speciosissima isolate NSW1024214 ecotype Mountain lineage chromosome 11, Tspe_v1, whole genome shotgun sequence DNA encodes these proteins:
- the LOC122646557 gene encoding cysteine--tRNA ligase 2, cytoplasmic-like gives MENKEFQVYNTMTKQKEIFKPKEPGKVGMYVCGITAYDYSHIGHARVYVAFDVLYRYLKYLGYEVNYVRNFTDVDDKIIRRANELNEDPISLSGRFCEEFLSDMDDLGCIRPTKQPRVSDHMDQIRAMIAKLIEKDHAYTVDGDVYFSVDNFPDYGRLSGRKLEDNRAGERVAIDSRKRNPADFALWKAAKHGEPSWESPWGPGRPGWHIECSAMSAHYLTSSFDIHGGGMDLTFPHHENEIAQSCAACSSSKVGYWMHNGFVTQNDEKMSKSLGNFFTIREVTKQYHPLALRYFLMSTHYRSNVNYSISQLDNASFEVLTLYRALHNCEVALSPLREGNLTNVAAQNAQTARVTPAAQECIDKLRSDFESKMADDMHVVEILNGALKECLKVINSCLGSLKKKQKQPSPIQSLVEVEKEVKTVLDVLGLSSSATCYEVLQQMKEKALVRAGMKEEDVLLMIEERTKARKEKDFERSDQIRNQLYAKGICPEDEGGVTTWWPSVPREDPKPT, from the exons ATGGAGAACAAGGAATTTCAGGTCTACAATACCATGACTAAACAGAAGGAAATCTTCAAGCCCAAGGAGCCCGGTAAGGTGGGCATGTACGTTTGTGGCATCACCGCCTACGATTACAGCCACATTGGCCACGCTCGTGTTTATGTCGCCTTCGATGTCCTCTACAG ATACCTGAAATATCTGGGATATGAAGTCAATTATGTGCGGAACTTTACTGATGTTGATGACAAG ATAATTCGTAGAGCAAATGAACTGAACGAAGATCCAATAAGTTTGAGTGGTCGGTTCTGCGAGGAATTTCTTAGCGACATGGATGATCTAGGATGCATACGTCCTACAAAACAACCTCGTGTTTCCGATCATATGGACCAGATTAGGGCAATGATAGCTAag CTTATTGAAAAGGACCATGCCTACACTGTTGATGGAGACGTATACTTCTCAGTTGACAATTTTCCTGATTATGGCCGGTTGTCTGGACGGAAACTAGAAGATAATCGAGCTGGTGAACGGGTTGCCATTGATTCAAGAAAGCGAAACCCTGCTGACTTTGCATTGTGGAAG GCTGCAAAACATGGTGAACCAAGTTGGGAAAGTCCATGGGGCCCTGGAAGACCCGGATGGCATATAGAATGCAGTGCCATGAGTGCTCATTACCTTACTTCCTCCTTTGATATTCATGGTGGAGGGATGGATTTGACATTTCCACATCATGAAAATGAGATTGCCCAAAGCTGTGCTGCCTGCTCGAGCAGCAAGGTGGGATATTGGATGCATAATGGTTTTGTGACACAGAACGATGAGAAAATGTCCAAGTCACTGGGTAACTTTTTCACAATTCGTGAG GTCACCAAGCAATACCACCCATTGGCTTTGAGATATTTCTTGATGAGCACGCACTATCGTTCTAATGTCAATTATTCGATTTCGCAACTCGATAAtgcatcatttgaagttctcaCCCTCTATCGG GCTTTGCATAACTGTGAAGTGGCTTTATCTCCATTACGAGAAGGGAATCTCACAAATGTTGCAGCACAAAATGCCCAAACAGCACGTGTCACTCCTGCTGCACAAGAATGCATCGACAAGTTACGCAGTGATTTTGAGTCCAAAATGGCTGATGACATGCATGTTGTTGAGATATTGAATGGTGCTCTAAAGGAATGCCTAAAAGTCATTAACAGTTGTTTGGGCTCGCTAAAG AAAAAGCAAAAACAACCATCACCCATTCAATCTCTTGTTGAAGTGGAGAAAGAAGTGAAGACGGTTTTGGATGTTCTGGGATTGTCGTCATCTGCTACCTGTTATGAG GTTCTGCAGCAGATGAAGGAGAAGGCTCTCGTAAGAGCAGGGATGAAAGAGGAAGATGTGTTGCTTATGATCGAGGAAAGAACTAAGgcaaggaaagagaaagatttTGAGAGGAGTGATCAGATCAGAAATCAGTTGTATGCCAAGGGCATTTgtcctgaagatgaaggtgggGTAACAACATGGTGGCCTAGTGTGCCTCGTGAAGATCCAAAGCCTACTTGA
- the LOC122645427 gene encoding uncharacterized protein LOC122645427, protein MGRSSCPKLVFLKKTRKFKKLKLLKYYNYAYIEEYQFSPSNTPLVHYYKKPFKKRGRSRVIQSLFILCSCLGGMRVDEEYEETNFALEAPPVIVDGTAKELPEPLDSDDEDDFVD, encoded by the coding sequence atGGGAAGATCCTCCTGTCCAAAGCTCgttttcttgaagaagaccaGAAAGTTCAAGAAACTCAAGCTTCTTAAGTACTACAACTACGCCTACATTGAAGAATATCAGTTTTCTCCTTCAAACACTCCTCTGGTTCACTATTACAAAAAACCATTCAAGAAGAGAGGTCGTAGTCGAGTTATTCAGTCATTGTTCATTCTCTGCAGTTGTTTGGGTGGTATGAGAGTCGACGAAGAATATGAAGAAACAAATTTTGCATTGGAGGCTCCACCAGTTATTGTTGATGGCACTGCAAAAGAATTGCCTGAACCATTGGATTCGGATGACGAAGATGATTTTGTTGATTAG